gtgtcatgtcatatcgTATTGTACAATATCGTATGTATCGTAtaatatcgtatcgtgtcgtgtcatgtcatatcgtatcgtatcgtacaaTATCGTATGTATCGTataatatcgtatcgtatcggacAATATCgtgtgtatcgtatcgtgtcgtgttgtgtcgtgtcatgtcatattgtattgtattgtataatatcgTATGGTAtaatatcgtatcgtgtcgtatcgtataaTATCATATCgtgtcatatcgtattgtattgtatcgtgtcatatcgtatcgtatcgtatcgtatcgtatcgtattgtattatattttacaatatagtatcgtatcgtatcgtgtcgtattatACTATATagtatggtatcgtattgtattgtaatatgtagtatagtatcatatcgtatcgtatcgtactgtataaTATTGCACTAtatcgtatcgtttcgtattGTAATAAATTGTACTATGGATTATAgtgtagtatcgtatcgtatcgcattgtgttatattgtactatatggtatggtattgtatcgtaccgtactgttgtgtttggttggggggttttgttgtttttcttttttctttttctttttttgtcgttgttgttatcacagcagatttctttgtgtgaaattggagcttctctcccctgggagagcgcgtcgccacagtccagcgccacaTGTTTTTCTGCTTCTATGTTCTGGCTGCAGGTGCatatgttttactgtcaaagtttCTCCACTGATTTCCAAGGGggatcatttacagcttagtcttttgtgaaggactatgaccctcaaactaggaggcaaaattgcactggctctttgtgctgcagccttgtggagctggttggccttttgggaaccatcccaaccccgactgtcctgaaaccctcttggccgggagagtggggatataactagggcaagacaatctccactataatcaaattctagcccagacagtctggtcagcagttgcctcctatgctgttctgatggtcctttgtcggacacgactggttGTCATGCTATCAAAGTGTGTTTTTGCTCTTGAATTTGACAGAGACAggcctttcgttgccatgggttattttacatgtgataagtgcatgctgaacacgtcaggacctcggtttattgtctcttccgaaagactagcatccagacttaTCTCTCGATAACTTtggagtttcgtgtgtgtgtgtgtgtgtgtgtgtgtgtgtgtgtgtgtgtgtaaataatgttaTTGGGgccagtgacaacacacacacacacacacacacacacgtataattatgataatattatgtgtgtgctgatgtcattttgcatcctttttttttcgtgaatgatttgttgttgttttttctttttcaatttttgcCAAGCGGACTTGGtggctgaggggggaggggggtgggttgccaagtgtgcgtgtgtgtgtgtgtgtgtgtgtgtgtgtgtgtgtgtgtgtgtgtgtgtgtgttgttgtcttcagtttaacgtctttccacttgaagtgatattagagtgtgtgtgtgtgtctgtgtgtgtgtgtgtgtgtggatccttgtgtgtgtgtgtgtgtgtgtggatccgtgtgtgtgtgtgtgtgtgtgtgtgtgtgtgtggatccttgtgtgtgtgtgtgtgtgtgtgtgtgtgtgtgtgtgtgtgtggatccttgtgtgtgtgtgtgtgtggatccttgtgtgtgtgtgtgtgtgtgtgtgtgtggatccttgtgtgtgtgtgtatccttgtgtgtgtgtgtgtgtgtgtgtgtgtgtgtgtgtgtggatccttgtgtgtgtgtgtgtgtgtgtgtgtgtgtgtgtggctgtgaaggaGAATTGGTGTTGTGTGCAAGGCAGCCGCCGCCATGGGAGGGTTATCAGCAGTCACCCCCCGAGGATTATTCCGGGCTCTGCTGTCGTCCTCTTATCTAGTGTCTGGCtgaaggagggggaaggtgggggggggggggaggagagagacgcaTGGAAGAGGATGTGTAAGAGATGATGAtaacagaaagacaaagtgagagagagagaaggggttgggggggtggaggggggggttgtttgtggagCCGTTTTGGTCACAGGTGTAAACAAGCTGAAGGAGTAGGACGGCAATGAACTTGGGTCTAAACACAGCACCAgatactgacgtgtgtgtgtgtgtgtgtgtgtgtgtgtgtgtgtgtgcagtgcagtgcagggcgGAGCATCAGTTGCTGACTGACGCCGCGGagtagctcccccccccctccgcccccctcccccagccagagAACAACGACGTGGCGCTCAGTACGGCACTGAGGAGGAGCCCTTGCCGTGGACAGCCAGCCATGACGCCGTgtggccacacacacaggcacagacacacacacacagcggggccacagacagagacacagacaacgggaccacacagtcacacagacacacagagctgccacacacacacgcacgcactgacagcGGGGTCACACACACGTGGTCAGCCACAGCCGGCCCCTAGCCAGTGACGCTGGGCACTCAAGCAGTGGAGAGACAGGACTTGCAgcacaccaaccccctccccacgccgCCCCCCCAGGTCCTGAGGACGTGGTGGTGACGGCCATCATGTTGATGGGGGCCTCTTCCCGCATGGACGACCTCTTCCTGCCCACGTCCTTCACGCCGTCGTCCCTGGCCCAGGAGCTGAGGGGGGACATGGAGCAGGActccgcaccctccctcccccaccactcctcctccgccccccacccccaccccgaggaGGGCACCACCCGGATCCTGATGGACGCCCTGGtgaccacgcccacccccaccacccgctgGTACCAGGCCACCCTCACCTCCGTGCTGGTCACGCTGCTCGTGCTGGGCGGGGTGGCGCTGGGCCGCGGCTACATCCGCCTGGTGCTGCTGTGGCTGGAGGGGGCggatgtcggggtgggggtgctcATCTTCaccctcctcatcttcatcatctccttcccGCTCTTTTGGGGCTACgctctgctgctgctggctgCCGGATACCTGTACGGCAGCGTTCAGGGCCCGCTGCTCGTGCTGCTCTGCACGGCTCTGGCGCTGACGGCCGCCAACTCCCTGATGAGGTCCTGCTGCCGGCACGCCCTCATGGACCGCCTCTACAGCGCCAAGGTGCAGGCCATCCTGCAGCTGCTCAACTCCCCGCAGGGCATCAAGATCGTCGCCCTCACCCGCCTCACGCCCATCCCCTTCGGCCTGCAGAACGCACTGTTCTCGGTGAGTGTGACTTTACCGCCTTACTCTGTGCTCCTTTTATCAGTATATACAGTGCTagagccttgggggctagctggcctttggggaaccatcccaacgccgactgtccgaaaaccctcttggccgagagagtggggatgtaacgcgggcaagacactctccactataatcaaattctggctcaGATAGTCGccggggacagcagttacctcctctgctgttctgatggtcataatcggacatgTTCTTGACATTTTTCAACAGTTTCCCAGTTGTCTGATttttgtggtggtgaggggtggggtggctgtggaggggtcaggtgtgtgtgtggggggggggggggggggcgtgggggggggggtcagaacaGGCCACAGTGATTTCTATTGATGGAATCAAATGCCTCTTCAGACTCAATGAACACGAGTTTGCGATTAAAAGAAAGATTGTCTCTGAACAAACGGTCAGAAGAGTAAACATTATGATTCATTGTTGAGTAACTCTGTTTAAATCCAGCTTGTTGTTCACCTGTGGTTTACAATGCATGCATTTCAGAAATTTGTGATGAATGGTTCATCGAAATACTTTGCTGCTAATATCTG
The sequence above is drawn from the Babylonia areolata isolate BAREFJ2019XMU chromosome 26, ASM4173473v1, whole genome shotgun sequence genome and encodes:
- the LOC143300327 gene encoding transmembrane protein 64-like; protein product: MLMGASSRMDDLFLPTSFTPSSLAQELRGDMEQDSAPSLPHHSSSAPHPHPEEGTTRILMDALVTTPTPTTRWYQATLTSVLVTLLVLGGVALGRGYIRLVLLWLEGADVGVGVLIFTLLIFIISFPLFWGYALLLLAAGYLYGSVQGPLLVLLCTALALTAANSLMRSCCRHALMDRLYSAKVQAILQLLNSPQGIKIVALTRLTPIPFGLQNALFSLSDMRQAGYVMSSVLGISPMAGLYCYMGSTLRSMEDVLGDTSSQLTGYLILGGQMVFTALLACFVVRKARGELKKAMEQSTAATPPPDSSCVVMD